In one Actinopolymorpha sp. NPDC004070 genomic region, the following are encoded:
- a CDS encoding PKD domain-containing protein encodes MRVAAALMLVALATVVLPSQAAAVQVPQSKVVSADPVNWTPHVLDGRVMSIVQVGGTIILGGEFSQVSSADGNTIYNRANLVAFSATTGAVSTTFNPRTDGEVTTLIVSADGSTVFAGGFFNTVNGQAAKSIAKINVANGQLTSGFSSPALNGRIKDMRLVGNRLWIAGTFATVNGNAQPALATINATTGAYDPFDRVQFAAPQNGGVLQVLKMDISPDRSTLVAIGNFTLAGGQSRSQIAMLDIGGTAASVTNWRTDFYPMVKSDGTPYCSASVDSYMRDIDISPDGTYFVVTTTGAYAGGPPKSCDTNSRFETRARGTGITPTWAEYTGGDTTYAVAVTGAAVYVGGHFRWHNNPWAGDKAGRGAVSREGIAALDPQTGLPFRWNPGRTKGVGVFDMLATSAGLWVGSDTDRLGNWEYHARIGFMPLAGGTTPPRPTVGTIPGDVYAVPTTATHPVVRAVTETSSGPNRDVPAGGIDWTSVRGGFMLGDQIYTGWSNGLFNRRTFDGTNYGTATPINLADQIVNDAPWHTDVAAATGMFWKDGRLYYTVSGQTSLYYRRFTVESYVVGAQRFTATGSSAQIDFSKVTGMFFANGRLYWGSSVDGNLRRVDFANDQPASGTVRIISGPSVDGLNWRSRAMFLSTRGAPAANDPPVAVATGECRYLVCSFSGASSRDSDGTIAKYTWDFGDGSTGDGATVSHTFATAADQTVRLTVTDDKGASSTTSYTVTTTTVPTGVEFVGVAGANANATTHQVTVPAAVRAGDRLLLLASFNDVTATVSGPTGVTGWSNVAPQQTSGMVTRGWQKVAAAGDAGTAVTVTTSAYVKGDLTLLAYRGNNLVILGAAGRAETTSGTTHTTPTVQVPDGTAPRLVSYWAEKSSGTTALTAPAGQGVRRSATGTGGGHVTTLATDSTVAAGTGTAGGLTATADTASAQATMWSFLIGAQP; translated from the coding sequence ATGCGTGTCGCCGCTGCCCTGATGCTGGTCGCCCTCGCGACGGTCGTGTTGCCTTCGCAGGCGGCGGCCGTCCAGGTGCCGCAGTCGAAGGTCGTCAGTGCCGACCCCGTCAACTGGACGCCACACGTGCTGGACGGCCGGGTCATGTCGATCGTCCAGGTCGGCGGGACGATCATCTTGGGCGGGGAGTTCTCCCAGGTGAGTTCGGCCGACGGAAACACGATCTACAACCGCGCCAACCTGGTCGCGTTCAGTGCGACGACCGGAGCCGTCAGTACGACGTTCAATCCCCGCACCGACGGCGAGGTGACGACACTCATCGTGTCCGCCGACGGTTCCACGGTGTTCGCTGGCGGCTTCTTCAACACCGTCAACGGCCAGGCCGCGAAGAGCATTGCCAAGATCAACGTCGCCAACGGCCAGTTGACATCGGGCTTCTCCAGCCCGGCGCTCAACGGACGGATCAAGGACATGCGGTTGGTCGGCAACCGGCTGTGGATCGCCGGCACGTTCGCCACCGTCAACGGGAACGCCCAGCCGGCGCTGGCGACGATCAACGCCACCACCGGCGCGTACGACCCGTTCGACCGGGTGCAGTTCGCCGCACCGCAGAACGGCGGCGTGCTGCAGGTGTTGAAGATGGACATCAGCCCGGACCGCTCGACGCTGGTCGCCATCGGAAACTTCACCCTCGCCGGCGGGCAGTCCCGTTCGCAGATCGCGATGCTGGACATCGGGGGCACGGCGGCCTCGGTCACCAACTGGCGGACCGACTTCTATCCCATGGTCAAGAGTGACGGCACGCCGTACTGTTCGGCGTCGGTCGACTCCTACATGCGCGACATCGACATCTCCCCGGACGGCACCTACTTCGTGGTCACCACGACCGGGGCCTACGCAGGCGGTCCGCCCAAGTCCTGTGACACCAACAGCCGGTTCGAGACCCGTGCGCGCGGCACCGGCATCACCCCGACCTGGGCCGAGTACACCGGCGGCGACACGACGTACGCCGTGGCGGTGACCGGCGCGGCGGTCTACGTCGGTGGCCACTTCCGCTGGCACAACAACCCGTGGGCCGGGGACAAGGCCGGCCGGGGCGCGGTGAGCCGGGAGGGCATCGCCGCCCTGGACCCGCAGACCGGTCTGCCGTTCCGGTGGAACCCCGGCCGCACCAAGGGCGTCGGCGTGTTCGACATGCTGGCCACCTCCGCGGGACTGTGGGTGGGCAGCGACACCGACCGACTGGGCAACTGGGAGTACCACGCCCGGATCGGCTTCATGCCGCTCGCCGGCGGCACCACGCCGCCGCGGCCGACGGTCGGAACGATTCCCGGTGACGTCTACGCCGTACCCACGACCGCCACCCACCCGGTCGTCCGGGCCGTCACCGAAACGTCCTCCGGCCCCAACCGGGACGTCCCCGCCGGCGGCATCGACTGGACGAGCGTGCGCGGAGGCTTCATGCTCGGCGACCAGATCTACACCGGCTGGTCCAACGGGCTGTTCAACCGGCGCACCTTCGACGGCACGAACTACGGCACGGCCACGCCGATCAACCTCGCCGACCAGATCGTCAACGACGCGCCCTGGCACACCGACGTCGCGGCGGCGACCGGGATGTTCTGGAAGGACGGCCGGCTCTACTACACCGTCAGCGGCCAGACGTCGCTGTACTACCGCAGGTTCACCGTGGAGAGCTACGTGGTGGGCGCACAGCGGTTCACCGCCACCGGGAGCTCGGCCCAGATCGACTTCTCCAAGGTGACCGGGATGTTCTTCGCCAACGGCCGCCTCTACTGGGGCAGTTCGGTCGACGGCAACCTGCGCCGGGTGGACTTCGCGAACGACCAGCCGGCGTCCGGCACGGTCCGCATCATCAGCGGTCCCTCGGTCGACGGGCTCAACTGGCGCTCGCGGGCGATGTTCCTGTCCACCAGGGGTGCCCCGGCTGCCAACGACCCGCCGGTGGCCGTGGCCACGGGCGAGTGCCGGTACCTCGTGTGCTCGTTCAGCGGCGCGTCCTCGCGCGACTCCGACGGCACGATCGCCAAGTACACCTGGGACTTCGGCGACGGCTCCACCGGCGACGGCGCGACGGTCTCGCACACCTTCGCCACCGCCGCCGACCAGACCGTCCGGCTCACCGTGACCGACGACAAGGGCGCCTCCTCGACCACGAGCTACACCGTGACGACCACGACGGTGCCAACCGGCGTGGAGTTCGTCGGGGTGGCCGGAGCCAACGCCAACGCCACCACCCACCAGGTGACCGTTCCGGCGGCCGTCCGGGCCGGCGACCGGCTGCTGTTGCTGGCCTCGTTCAACGACGTGACGGCGACCGTGTCCGGGCCCACCGGCGTCACCGGCTGGTCCAACGTCGCGCCCCAGCAGACCAGCGGCATGGTCACCCGCGGCTGGCAGAAGGTGGCGGCGGCCGGCGACGCCGGAACGGCGGTCACGGTGACGACCTCCGCCTATGTCAAGGGCGACTTGACGCTGCTCGCCTACCGCGGGAACAACCTGGTGATACTCGGCGCCGCGGGCAGGGCGGAGACCACGTCCGGAACCACCCACACCACCCCGACGGTCCAGGTGCCGGACGGCACCGCGCCGCGGCTGGTCAGCTACTGGGCGGAGAAGTCCTCGGGCACCACCGCGCTGACCGCACCGGCCGGGCAGGGGGTACGCCGCAGCGCGACCGGCACCGGCGGCGGGCACGTCACCACGCTGGCGACCGACAGCACCGTCGCAGCCGGCACCGGCACGGCGGGCGGGCTGACCGCGACCGCCGACACCGCGAGCGCCCAGGCCACCATGTGGTCCTTCCTGATCGGAGCCCAGCCGTGA